The genomic window ggagtaagtgaaaattgcaaaaatagttgcgattttttttttttttaatttagggcaattaaggttagtaagaccaaaatcacactgataattttgatgcttattaaaaaataataatcaaaggtaaacagtaaggattacagaaaatcaaagtaggcctactttatttgtgaaaatgctttgactgaggtaattcacaaagcagtataaccttttgtagaactgtccaaaaaagacagtcacctaaagagatggcatcatgtcatatgtttcaatacattcatatattttgtaattcatattaagttcatatttttttaataattcatagtctgtgacctgcataattactaatagccaagtaagtatagtagtataatagtaatttcatattgatgtaattcaggtgtgatattgacctaaagtgtcaatatcaaaacatgataccgagtgtgaacgtatgtctcatagcccatctcggcttgtcccctgcactccaaaatctggggctagttagccgatgctatcaacagctttttcaatggtggtgcttcggcatcgggctagccatgcaaataaatcactgttttacaccatttacgacgctcaatgtatctccacacttcattggtagacttccgagggccctgacatttaaaacgagacattgagaactttgaaaaagcactggtcatttacttacaagactatttatacagacagtatcttcacgaagtttagtgtttgcagccatcttgaatttagtcacgataagtcgagcgacgagtaagaatgaacaggtatgataagggatcagattccaaaaataattctgtggaaatgcatggattccagttgctgctactggaagaaactgttAGCCGTAAATtttagccgtggcctactggttagtgcttcggacttgtaacaaAGTCCtttaagtccctccactcgacggccatatgacaacgctttttgggcactcgtcgggcatccatttcggcagaaatgcgcgtgcgcaaggcttcacgacaccaatctcgctccagcggcgagatcacaacacatgattggcacgatgtcttcacaacacaccatatgattggctcaatgtattcacatgtcgacgttttgccgaggaaggggttcgatatgtgtagacaacggccatattggcgtgacaaactagccccatgcatttctatggagtatttttgtgtctcctcattagaaagtctctgcttgtaaccggagggttgccgtgcaGCTGCCGTGCCgtgcttgagcaaggcacctaacccctcactgctccccttgagcaaggcacctaacccctcactgctccccttgagcaaggcacctaacccctcactgctccccttgagcaaggcacctcacccctcactgctccccttgagcaaggcacctaacccctcactgctccccttgagcaaggcacctcacccctcactgctccccttgagcaaggcacctcacccctcactgctccccttgagcaaggcacctaacccctcactgctccccttgagcaaggcacctaacccctcactgctccccttgagcaaggcacctcacccctcactgctccccttgagcaaggcacctcacccctcactgctccccttgagcaaggcacctaacccctcactgctccccttgagcaaggcacctcacccctcactgctccccttgagcaaggcacctaacccctcactgctccccttgagcaaggcacctcacccctcactgctccgccgggattagtgtgtgcttcacctcactgtgtgctgagtgtctttcactaattcacggattggtataaatgcagagaccaaattgtGACCAGGCGTGGAATTGAGGGTCGCAAGTgcgttttgaggcattttgaGTTATTCACAGATTCAGAAAGTGTAGGTTTTAAGCTTTCTAACAATGTCTTGCACGTGGAAATCCGATAACATTTGAAGAAGTTGTAGCcattttaaagtatacacaTCTCAAGAAAGATTGGCTACTTTCTCCCTGAATCCATGGGAGGGGAACACAATGGTCCTCATTTGCATGACATTAAGACCAACCCTCCCCCTGTCACGGTCACTGATCTGTCAGCCTGCAGTGCAGAGTGTGTTGTAGTGGTCTGAACCATGGTTAACCATTGCAGTTACTATGTGTGTCATTTGATGGATGATGAATTAGAAGATACTttgttgaaatgaaaatgattttATTACCAAAAAACAGGATGTATACAAGATTTGAAATTACAGCGCTCTCTCTAGACCAAGTAAAGTAAGCTCTCTAGTGAAGTAAATGTGTGTTAAATAGTACCTGCTGTGCCAAATCAAAGCTGTAATGCATCCTGATGTTTTTACTTGCTGGTGGGGAGGGTCCAAAAGACACCTTAGTGTCAGCACATGTCTTTTTGCAGGCAGCAGTCAGCTCGTTGTACAAAGCCCTCTCTTTCTGCACAAGGGCAAGATGATCGTGTTGCTTCTTGACCGCTGCAGACTTTCTATCATCTGGGAGGTTTGCACTTCGTATCAGCAGGTCGTTATTACTTTGGCACTGCCAGCAAAGATCTGTGTGTGGCCTGCAACTTCTGATGTGTGGGAGAAGTTGGTTCCACAGTGCTATAAAGCTTGTTCTACAAACTGCACGCTCACCTGAAAACAGATAGGTTTATGGTTAATTATACTAGTTGCTAATAGTGCTTCACATCACAAGCACTCAATTCTAAATCAATGTATATACATACCAAGCTCCTTAGCAGACTTCGTGTAGAGACGCCAAACTGAGGCCTTGGACACATGGGTTGGCAACAACTTCACATGCCTGTAGTCCTTATGCCCAGGATGTCGGCCAGGCAGCATGATGGAATGGTCTTCTGCATAGTTTTTTATAAATTCCACAACTCTGTTGATATGTTCAGAGTTGATGAACCAGACTGGTGACTGTGGCTTTGAGTTCTTCTTTCTTAACCGTGGTCTTGCCCCATTCTCCTCAGAGTGTTTGATTATATCAGTGAGGGTGCTTTTGCAAATTCTGAAAAAGGCAAACAAAGACATTTCACATCATTAGTCACCTGACTCTGGATGCTCATCTAAACTGTTCCAGTAGGCTAGTCTCAAAATAATTAGCATCACAGACAATGACAAGGCACCAGGTACCTGCTATTAGTCAACATTATTCACACATTCAAATTAATTGCCCATCGAAACTAGTCGTCATATGATGCTAATGACCCAtcgaaactatctgtaatgggttacagaaccagctagtagcaatggataaagtagtctaaaacaaacatgagatcacgtttgcaaaccATATTATCTCGAATGGACACAAAACGCAAAGTAGATAACTTACCCCATAAGAAACAGAAAGGTGTTCCTGCAGACATCAGTGCCTCCAATGCAATAAGTTGTCCGGgcacactttctttttttcgGGAGCTTTTTGGTTGATGTTGTTATCTCTGAAGTACGTCTGCTTGCTTCGAGATGCCCAATTATTCGCATGTCCTGCCACTCTCTTTCGGCAGCCAGAGAATCCAAGCGTATGTTGTACATTACTTCTGGAGAAAGTTTGTGACTACACGAACGTGTACCAAGGAGAGAGTTTTCCTTTCTTCTTCCATAACATCTGCAGTCAAAGTTACGGATTTTTTCCATTTCGCGGTCTTTATCCCCGTCAAATGTAATTGTGGAGATAGCATCTGATATCTTACGATCTAGCTTCTCTGCGGCCAGACCGAGAGATTCTTCCTCGTTGTAATTATCTTCGGCTAAGGTCAGCTCTAGATTAGGGATGTTATCCAATGTAATGCAGTCGCCTTCATCATCAGAGCACTCATCTTCAGAATCTGGAGTGGGCTCTTCGCAAAAGTACTTCCATAGATCTGTGTTGCTGCAACCACGATTCAACTAATCTGCAACCGGCTGTGCTTTGTCCATCTCCATTccaattgtaaacaaacagcatgctGTTTCAGTATAAGTAGCCATGAGGTTACTTCTAGCATACAGCTGATTGGCCGACAGAACAAAAGAACACTAATGGTCAAGCAACCAATGCTGTTATCTGAAACATGGAATTGCTTTTTTAGGACTTCAACTTgcacattctgcaaaaaaaaaaacgaaaataactaattttgaaaaaaaaaaaaaaaaaaacaacaacagcgcTACGctctgctctagaatctttggttcatATGACAACAGTAAGGCAAACAAATAACCCAGATCTACTGAGTAACTCTACTCTGTTACTCTGTATGTAACTCTTATgttagcaggtgtgtgtgtgtcttgatcgCATGAAGtctcttcaaacacacacacactagagtgcggatcgggccacacatttctgtccgaacccgacccgcgtccgacagagttgGGTCCGAAtccgacaggcattttcatttttatgtccgaacccgacctgagcccgacgcagatgatgcctcatttattcccatgctagtgattaaacatTCACgttagcccattaaacggaacacacaacaaattgtctacagaatcagatgagcatgcacgcacgcaggtcacacacagcgcacattaacacaagaggcccaagcaagcatagcctattgaaatagaattcttgtcttaccattgacgaaaagtcttgaaatgaactgcaacagtctttgaaactacagtgcctctgtcactgatccatatgcagcatcgacgttaattggggcaactcgagcaaatcctcatccagttgaacgagacgaccttatagcctaacctaacacttttcactctcggctatatttctccgtcttacaatgcgttgaaatggtcaaattgttattaactgaaagcttgggatctcagctacaaaatgtatacattcaatgtcaacaaatgatcccttgttttgagttatttatgattaaagtggtgttgtgcatgtgtgccaacctgccccatgcacggggttggttggcacatgtagttggggttggttggaacacctatgttatagtcctttgcagtactccttttggttttgtttgaagtgctcatCTATATCACACTGCCTGTAGGGCTTTGCTGATGTCtttcctgtgtgtttttcttcagtagggCCCACCGTCAAGATCAATTTGCTCCCtaccgatttttttttaacttcaaatgtttaaaaatgtctgaaatgcttccaaatgtgaaactatgttcagtaattacaatagcaatgttaaaataaagattgatgatgtttttatgcataaaatacaaagtttatagatttgtcacaaaatagccatagggaatgtatgtgccaaccaaccccaaaatcagtgtgcccacattaggtcaaacttttttgcacaaatgctgttagcctgctaatatcagtcacctcaggttttcaaacttcattttaaaatttagatgagtcccctagcaatcaattataatcaatcttttttttttatatccctAACTATTACCCTTCTAAGATGTATTTAGTGGGAGGTGCATATTCTATAAGTTTTGCATAAGTTTTGACACTACAAAATTAAAAAGTTGTTCTCACCTAAAGGGACCTGGAGACCAGTTACATACGTGAGTTTACGCTACTCAATAAGGCCATCAGTTTAGTGTTGGAATTTTGTTGCAGCTCCCTCTAGTAGCCTGGATATTAACAGTGTTTCAACCTGCCcctgttccaaccagccccggtctcccctatgCAACGCaaaaatctcctgataggctaacaacttttttttaacgccacccaagactgtgcttatgtgcgaaatgtgcataaacatttgtttgtgtagtcgtgacaacgcgtgtgcatttagtcacgataaacaaatcttgcacgctattaggtcttttttacattttactttattctcaacAAACAAACGTTTgaatcatgtaaagcagacctgttggatacccaacataataaggaattttaaatgtaaagcttccaatgcatatcgcccccatgtgtccaaacccgaaccgaacccgactataatttctaaatatttgtccgaaccccgtcgggctcgggtcgggtagccacactctaacacacacacactcacctggttGGCTTGTGTCAGTGAGTTGTTCTTCTCCTCCAGGTGTTTCTGCAGTTCATCGATCTTCAGCTTCAGCTGCTTGTTTGCCTCCACCTGCTCTGTCAGACTCCGCCCAATCTCCGCCTCCTTCTCTTCCAGACGACGAATCAACATGCAGAGCTCCTGGTTCTGATCTACTTCATGCTGATGACAAACACATCaaacaggtaaacacacacacacaactcaaaaCACTGAAACACATCTGGCCCCTATTACAATCAAGTGTGCAGCTGTGGAGAGGGTAAGCTGTTCTAAATTCCATCACAGAAGACCTCACATGGGATGCACAGAGGAAATGTTAAAAAGTCACAACAACGCCTCTTCCACCTAAGAAGACTCAAGACATTTGGCATGGGTCCCAGCACCCTCTGTTCCTTCTACAGAAGCaccagctgtggcctactggttagcgcttcggacttgtaaccggagggttgccggtttgaaccccgaccagtaggcacggctgaagtgtccttgagcaaggcacctaacacctcactgctccctgagcgccgctgttgttgcaggcagctcactgcgtcgggatttgtgtgtgcttcacctcactgtgtgctgagtgtgtttcactaattcacggattgggataaatgcagagaccgaatttccctcacgggatcaaaagagtaaatggaccctttcaagagagttccattatcagcatcatagttggccccacaaggcttccgttttaacattccatatgttatcttaatgcagaggaagtagattgggaaccaaatagaagaTATTTGGCATGAGTCCCAGCACCCTCTTCCTTCTACAGAAGCACCACTGAAAGCATACTAACGGGATGcacatcaaaagagtatatatacttatacaaccCATACTTCACTACTGCACTACGTTACCCATACTGCACTACATTACCCATACTCCACTGCTCCATTGAAAGGATACTAACGGGACTACATTACCCATACTCCACTGCTCCATCGA from Alosa sapidissima isolate fAloSap1 chromosome 9, fAloSap1.pri, whole genome shotgun sequence includes these protein-coding regions:
- the LOC121718821 gene encoding uncharacterized protein LOC121718821 isoform X24; this translates as MEKIRNFDCRCYGRRKENSLLGTRSCSHKLSPEVMYNIRLDSLAAEREWQDMRIIGHLEASRRTSEITTSTKKLPKKRKCARTTYCIGGTDVCRNTFLFLMGICKSTLTDIIKHSEENGARPRLRKKNSKPQSPVWFINSEHINRVVEFIKNYAEDHSIMLPGRHPGHKDYRHVKLLPTHVSKASVWRLYTKSAKELGERAVCRTSFIALWNQLLPHIRSCRPHTDLCWQCQSNNDLLIRSANLPDDRKSAAVKKQHDHLALVQKERALYNELTAACKKTCADTKVSFGPSPPASKNIRMHYSFDLAQQQIKSPSSPVQSDQLMAADEPLVWSEQMISPEVQSVLASSDGQIPPVSSDGHILLISSDGQTHAEAPVSGIKEENAVHGYEECSQYETRLEYIVTSAADIKLEQIQTPLVSSDDQRLLEAPVSEDEDGDDDEYEEYSHPALH
- the LOC121718821 gene encoding uncharacterized protein LOC121718821 isoform X16, whose translation is MEKIRNFDCRCYGRRKENSLLGTRSCSHKLSPEVMYNIRLDSLAAEREWQDMRIIGHLEASRRTSEITTSTKKLPKKRKCARTTYCIGGTDVCRNTFLFLMGICKSTLTDIIKHSEENGARPRLRKKNSKPQSPVWFINSEHINRVVEFIKNYAEDHSIMLPGRHPGHKDYRHVKLLPTHVSKASVWRLYTKSAKELGERAVCRTSFIALWNQLLPHIRSCRPHTDLCWQCQSNNDLLIRSANLPDDRKSAAVKKQHDHLALVQKERALYNELTAACKKTCADTKVSFGPSPPASKNIRMHYSFDLAQQQIKSPSSPVQSDQLMAADEPLVWSEQMISPEVQSVLASSDGQIPPVSSDGHILLISSDGQTHAEAPVSGIKEENAVHGYEECSQYETRLEYIVTSAADIKLEQIQTPLVSSDDQRLLEAPVSEDEDGDDDEYEEYSHPDVTLTKVDVMIIKVKYQDIKKYIKICEPCLDMFMTEVRVKFSINEDKTLIVTDDGGMEVDADVFPELVTKDMCLVIHDSDEGSSRLQPSRWI